In the Erythrolamprus reginae isolate rEryReg1 unplaced genomic scaffold, rEryReg1.hap1 H_18, whole genome shotgun sequence genome, one interval contains:
- the LOC139155377 gene encoding olfactory receptor 14A16-like — protein MVNQSAVREFVLMGFFDDPCLQMLHSVMFLIVYITALMGNCLIIIAVAVDHYLHSPMYFFLVNLSLLDICSISTTIPKSITVSLTKNKGISFAGCVTQIFLMVTFVGGELALLTIMAYDRYVAICHPLHYSLIMNWNACIRMVAISFICNLIHAALETSVTFKLNFCGSNAIGQYFCDIPQLQKISCTDTKVSKMVILVGFFLDSFIFAFIFASYAHIFSAVMKIPTTQSRHKVFSTCTPHLTVFSLFIITAVFSYMRPKSLSTPSIDFLSAVLYTALPPVLNPIIYSFRNKDLQKALMKILKRIRIT, from the coding sequence ATGGTCAACCAATCTGCAGTGAGAGAATTTGTTCTGATGGGATTTTTTGATGACCCATGTTTGCAAATGTTGCATTCTGTGATGTTTCTTATTGTTTACATAACAGCCTTAATGGGGAATTGTCTCATTATAATTGCAGTGGCTGTTGACCACTACCTTCATAGTCCAATGTACTTCTTTTTGGTCAATCTTTCCCTTTTAGATATTTGTTCCATCTCCACAACAATTCCAAAATCCATAACAGTTTCATTGACAAAAAACAAAGGGATTTCCTTTGCTGGATGTGTCACTCAGATCTTTTTAATGGTCACGTTTGTTGGTGGTGAGCTTGCTCTGCTCACCATCATGGCTTATGATCGTTATGTTGCTATCTGTCATCCGCTGCATTATTCGCTGATCATGAACTGGAATGCTTGCATTCGAATGGTAGCAATCTCCTTCATATGCAATCTGATCCATGCGGCATTAGAAACAAGTGTGACttttaaattaaacttctgtgggTCCAATGCAATTGGCCAATATTTCTGTGACATTCCTCAATTACAAAAGATTTCTTGCACAGATACAAAAGTCAGTAAAATGGTGATACTTGTTGGGTTCTTTTTGGattcttttatttttgcattCATCTTTGCTTCCTATGCCCATATCTTCTCTGCAGTGATGAAAATACCAACAACTCAAAGCAGGCATAAAGTGTTTTCGACCTGCACTCCCCATCTAactgtattttctttatttatcatTACAGCTGTTTTTTCCTATATGAGACCCAAATCACTTTCTACTCCTTCTATTGACTTTCTTTCTGCTgttttatatactgctttgcCACCAGTTTTGAATCCTATTATTTATAGCTTTAGAAACAAGGACCTACAAAAGGCTCTCATGAAAATACTGAAAAGAATAAGAATTACATGA